The following coding sequences are from one Saccopteryx bilineata isolate mSacBil1 chromosome 3, mSacBil1_pri_phased_curated, whole genome shotgun sequence window:
- the LOC136328636 gene encoding ATP synthase membrane subunit K, mitochondrial yields MAGPEADAQFQFTGIKKYFNSYTLTGEMNCVLATYGSIALLVLYFKLRSKKTPAVKAT; encoded by the coding sequence ATGGCAGGTCCAGAAGCTGATGCTCAATTTCAATTCACTGgtatcaaaaaatatttcaactcTTACACTCTCACAGGTGAAATGAATTGTGTACTGGCCACATATGGAAGCATTGCTTTGCTGGTTTTATACTTCAAGTTAAGGTCTAAAAAAACCCCAGCTGTGAAAGCGACATAG